Proteins from one Juglans microcarpa x Juglans regia isolate MS1-56 chromosome 6S, Jm3101_v1.0, whole genome shotgun sequence genomic window:
- the LOC121236958 gene encoding probable beta-1,3-galactosyltransferase 2 — protein MSWKTRGVEPASRTLVSRKWTLLLCIGCFCAGMLFSDRMWIVPEVKSISRTTRIEDEKQNLVSEGCESRIKDGKHESKNILGEVSRTHNAIQALDKTISNLEMELAAARAAQESIHISSQISEDVKISESRGKRKYLMVIGINTAFSSRKRRDSVRETWMPQGDKRKKLEEEKGIVIRFVIGHSATSGGILDKAIEAEDKRHGDLLRLDHVEGYLELSAKTKIYFATAVALWDADFYVKVDDDVHVNIATLGATLARHQSNPRVYIGCMKSGPVLAQKGVRYHEPEYWKFGEEGNKYFRHATGQLYAISKDLATYISINQHVLHKYANEDVSMGSWFIGLDVEHIDDRRLCCGTPPDCEWKAQAGNICVASFDWSCSGICKSVERIKEVHRRCGEGENALWNAEL, from the exons ATGTCTTGGAAGACCAGAGGAGTAGAGCCAGCTTCGAGGACTTTGGTATCTAGAAAATGGACTCTGCTGCTTTGCATTGGATGTTTCTGTGCTGGGATGTTATTCTCTGATAG AATGTGGATAGTTCCCGAAGTTAAAAGTATATCAAGGACAACAAGGATTGAAGATGAAAAGCAAAATTTAGTTTCAGAGGGTTGTGAGTCAAGAATT AAGGATGGAAAGCATGAATCTAAGAACATCCTAGGGGAAGTTTCAAGGACTCACAATGCTATCCA AGCATTGGATAAAACAATCTCTAATTTGGAGATGGAATTAGCTGCTGCAAGGGCTGCACAGGAATCAATTCACATCAGTTCTCAGATATCGGAGGATGTTAAAATTTCTGAAtcaagagggaaaagaaaatacttgATGGTTATAGGCATCAATACTGCTTTTAGTAGCCGCAAACGAAGAGACTCAGTACGCGAGACTTGGATGCCCCAAG GTGATAAAAGAAAGAAGCTCGAGGAAGAAAAGGGAATTGTAATCCGGTTTGTCATAGGTCACAG TGCCACATCAGGTGGTATCCTTGATAAAGCTATTGAAGCTGAGGACAAAAGGCATGGGGATTTGTTGAGGCTG GACCATGTTGAAGGTTACCTAGAATTGTCAGCCAAGACGAAGATATACTTTGCCACTGCTGTTGCTTTGTGGGATGCAGATTTTTATGTCAAAGTTGATGATGATGTACATGTAAATATAG CAACACTTGGAGCAACTTTGGCTAGACATCAGTCAAATCCCAGGGTGTATATTGGATGCATGAAATCTGGTCCAGTCCTTGCTCAAAA GGGTGTGAGATATCATGAACCTGAGTATTGGAAATTTGGTGAGGAGGGAAACAAGTATTTCCGTCATGCTACGGGGCAGCTATATGCTATTTCAAAAGATTTGGCAACTTATATATCAATCAACCA GCATGTGCTACACAAGTACGCTAATGAAGATGTTTCCATGGGTTCATGGTTCATTGGATTGGATGTAGAGCATATTGATGACCGGAGATTATGTTGCGGTACACCACCTG ATTGCGAGTGGAAAGCTCAGGCAGGCAACATTTGTGTTGCTTCATTTGATTGGAGCTGCAGTGGAATTTGCAAGTCTGTTGAGAGGATCAAGGAGGTTCACCGGCGGTGTGGAGAAGGTGAGAACGCTTTGTGGAATGCAGAGTTATAA